TTAGACCAGCATAAGCATTTACAAGTTCAAAGCAACCGTGGTGTGCACAAAGGCCAATAACACCACTGCCTTCTAACTGAACCTTCGTTATTTTTTCCCAACCTGTTACGGTTACGATATCATTGAAATCTTTAAATGTATTCAAAAGAGGTAGACGGAATGTTTCAATGGCATTCATCCCTAGGTGTCTCCAACTTTCTTTTGCGATCCATTTCTTCTCTGAGTCAGACTTAGTATCACCATAGGCGATATCAAGATTTTTTAGCGTTTTTAAACGCTCGCTTTTCATAAGCTTATAGGCAAGCACCCCTAAACGTCCGCCTGTGCGGAGTAGAGGTTTTCTAGGCATTTTTTGAAGAACTTTTACGCCTCCTTTCACAAATGCATAGAGTAAGTCATATTTCAACTTTTTCAATCCCTTCTTTTTTCCCATCTCAAAAATACCTTAGCCTTTAGTGAAGATTAAAGAGTAATCTTGCGAGTAAACAAATGATTGCATAATATTAATAATTAATATAAAAGAATTCTGTTAATAACGGAACTTTATTCACCAATTATTGTGATTACTAGCTTTCTTGGACCTGCAAAGTCACGATGTTCACACAAATAGATGCCTTGCCATGTTCCTAACAGAAATTGACCATTGGCTACGGGAATGTTAACACTACTACCTAGAAGCGAAGATTTGATGTGCGCAGGCATATCATCAGGCCCCTCATAAGTGTGTTTGTAATAAGGTGCATTTTCGGGAATCATGACATTGAAATGACTTTCAAAGTCTTCTCGAACAGTGGGATCTGCATTTTCATTGATAGTCAATGAAGCAGAAGTATGAAGAATAAATACTTGAGCAGTACCAGCTTTAATCTTAGATAGTTCTGGTATAGCGTTTTCTATTTCTGATGTGATCAAGTGAAACCCTCTTGAATATGCTCTTAATCGGATTTGTTTTTGGATAACCATTTCGAAAAAAAATAAATGAAATAGATTAATGTGAACACCTCTTTAGACTATTGAGAATGTTATCATGACGAAAGACTCTTTGATTAAGCTAAAAAAAGAGTTTTAAAGTGGTAAAAGCTGATCATTAAGTCTTTCTGTTTGCAAAAATACAGATACTTCAAC
The sequence above is drawn from the Sediminitomix flava genome and encodes:
- a CDS encoding secondary thiamine-phosphate synthase enzyme YjbQ; this encodes MVIQKQIRLRAYSRGFHLITSEIENAIPELSKIKAGTAQVFILHTSASLTINENADPTVREDFESHFNVMIPENAPYYKHTYEGPDDMPAHIKSSLLGSSVNIPVANGQFLLGTWQGIYLCEHRDFAGPRKLVITIIGE